From the Hymenobacter yonginensis genome, one window contains:
- a CDS encoding T9SS type A sorting domain-containing protein: MQHSYSSRWQRLALLAALGLFGTTAAQAQLATYSFNNAAGDEATLPADTQPSNASFSPMSRGAGLTPSPGAGSFSATGWSVAALDATDYFAFTVQPASGFQVRLDSLVLDERRSGTGIRDWSVRSSVDNFATDLITVNVPDDSNTRTNKKIVLPAAFAARTGAVEFRIYGYNSEAIAGSWRVDNVRTYGLVSATGGTATPTVVFGAATATVVENAGTVQIPVRLSAASTQAITVDVVLATPAGTATSPSDYTYTTQTLTFPANSTAAQNATLTIVDDAVAESSETIILKLQNALPAGSATVSADSYTITITDNDTPTGPIVSTVAALTVNDANGVPTQATQTVSARGTVYGVNQRTAGYQFTLIDNTGGIGLFASAAIGTNVLAEGDSVQVTGTLGQFNGLSQITMTGITPLGRARRTYAPRSVAAALTENEESELITLATAVTLMTPAQWTGAATAYNVDVMTAGGLMYQMRIPANSDFAGKPAPTGPFRLTGIGGQFDNTSPFDAGYQIVPRRYADLVFVQGVAEPAFAKSLALYPNPATSQLTLRVAGARGAQVEILNSLGQVVSRTTAATDLTPLNVAALPAGVYGVRLTTSEGSATRRFVKQ; this comes from the coding sequence ATGCAACACTCCTACTCTTCGCGGTGGCAGCGGCTGGCCCTTCTGGCCGCGCTGGGCCTGTTCGGCACTACGGCTGCCCAGGCACAGCTGGCTACCTATAGCTTCAACAACGCTGCCGGCGACGAAGCTACGCTTCCGGCCGATACCCAGCCGAGCAATGCTTCGTTTAGCCCCATGAGCCGCGGGGCAGGTCTCACGCCTTCCCCAGGCGCTGGTTCGTTTTCGGCCACCGGCTGGTCGGTAGCTGCCCTGGATGCCACCGATTACTTTGCTTTCACGGTACAGCCTGCCTCCGGCTTTCAGGTGCGCCTCGACAGCCTGGTGCTGGATGAGCGCCGCTCCGGCACCGGCATTCGCGACTGGTCGGTACGCTCCAGCGTCGACAATTTCGCGACTGACCTGATTACGGTGAACGTGCCCGACGACAGCAACACGCGCACCAACAAGAAGATTGTGCTGCCCGCCGCCTTCGCCGCCCGCACGGGGGCCGTGGAGTTCCGGATTTATGGCTACAACTCGGAAGCCATTGCCGGCTCGTGGCGTGTAGATAACGTGCGCACTTACGGTCTGGTCAGCGCCACTGGCGGCACTGCTACCCCAACCGTGGTGTTTGGCGCAGCTACTGCCACTGTGGTTGAAAACGCCGGTACCGTGCAGATACCGGTGCGCCTGAGCGCCGCCAGCACGCAGGCCATTACGGTGGATGTCGTACTGGCTACCCCTGCTGGCACGGCCACTTCCCCCTCCGACTATACCTATACCACCCAAACCCTCACGTTCCCGGCAAACAGCACAGCGGCCCAGAACGCTACGCTCACCATCGTGGACGATGCCGTGGCTGAATCCAGCGAAACCATCATTCTGAAGCTGCAAAACGCGCTACCCGCCGGCTCGGCTACGGTGTCGGCTGACAGCTACACCATCACCATCACGGACAACGACACGCCTACTGGCCCTATTGTTTCGACGGTAGCGGCCCTGACCGTGAATGACGCCAACGGTGTGCCTACCCAGGCCACGCAGACGGTTTCGGCTCGCGGCACGGTGTATGGCGTAAACCAGCGCACGGCTGGCTACCAGTTCACCCTGATTGATAACACGGGCGGTATCGGCCTGTTCGCCTCGGCCGCCATCGGCACCAACGTGCTGGCCGAAGGCGACTCGGTGCAGGTGACCGGCACGCTGGGCCAGTTCAACGGCCTGAGCCAGATTACCATGACCGGCATTACGCCGCTGGGCCGCGCCCGCCGCACGTATGCTCCCCGCTCGGTAGCCGCCGCCCTCACCGAAAACGAGGAGTCGGAGCTGATTACCCTTGCCACGGCCGTAACCCTGATGACGCCCGCCCAGTGGACCGGCGCCGCCACGGCCTACAACGTAGACGTGATGACGGCCGGCGGCCTGATGTACCAGATGCGCATCCCCGCCAACTCCGACTTCGCCGGCAAGCCCGCGCCTACGGGTCCGTTCCGCCTCACCGGCATCGGTGGGCAGTTCGACAACACCTCGCCTTTCGATGCTGGCTACCAGATCGTACCCCGCCGCTACGCCGACCTGGTGTTCGTGCAGGGTGTTGCTGAGCCTGCCTTCGCCAAGAGCCTGGCTTTGTACCCTAACCCTGCTACCAGCCAGCTCACGCTGCGTGTAGCCGGCGCCCGTGGCGCACAGGTGGAAATCCTGAACTCGCTCGGCCAGGTAGTAAGCCGCACCACGGCCGCCACCGACCTGACGCCGCTGAACGTGGCAGCGCTGCCCGCCGGCGTATACGGCGTGCGCCTCACCACTTCGGAAGGCTCGGCTACCCGCCGCTTCGTGAAGCAATAA